In Streptomyces sp. RFCAC02, the following proteins share a genomic window:
- a CDS encoding metallophosphoesterase produces the protein MTLVVAAVHWYLWKRLVRDVSAPGGAYRRVATVLLVVLGAFTPIAFVGRELPVPFAVLRVVSWPGFLWIVAVLYLLLALAVGEALRPLVLRLLRRRAGAVAPPVTVPVPAAPDTDPAPGTDPAPDADGPDDGEERAAVRAEATRRLFVARGIAVGAGLVAAGTLGYGLANARNLRTRHVAVTLPKLPRAADRYRIAVVSDIHLGPVLGESHCRRVVDAVLRTQPDVITVVGDLVDAEVDDLRTAVSPMGDLKAPDGVFFVTGNHEYYVDTGAWVEHVQDLGMTALVNERTELPYFELAGVNDVSGEGSDFGGPDYEAALGDRDRSRATVLMAHQPVQIHEAVDYGVDLQLSGHTHGGQMWPLTYVAAAANPTLAGLERYGDTQLYVSRGAGAWGPPVRVGADPDITIVELRTA, from the coding sequence ATGACGCTGGTCGTGGCCGCGGTGCACTGGTACCTGTGGAAACGGCTCGTGCGTGACGTGTCGGCGCCGGGAGGTGCGTACCGGCGCGTCGCGACGGTGCTCCTGGTGGTCCTCGGGGCCTTCACGCCGATCGCGTTCGTGGGGCGCGAGCTGCCGGTTCCGTTCGCGGTGCTGCGGGTCGTGTCGTGGCCCGGGTTCCTGTGGATCGTCGCGGTGCTCTACCTGCTGCTGGCGCTGGCCGTGGGGGAGGCGCTGCGTCCGCTGGTCCTGCGCCTGCTGCGGCGGCGGGCCGGCGCTGTCGCGCCGCCGGTGACGGTACCGGTGCCGGCGGCCCCCGACACCGACCCGGCCCCCGGCACCGACCCGGCGCCGGACGCCGACGGGCCCGACGACGGGGAGGAGCGCGCGGCCGTACGGGCCGAGGCGACCCGCCGCCTGTTCGTCGCACGCGGCATCGCGGTGGGCGCGGGACTCGTCGCGGCCGGCACGCTGGGCTACGGCCTGGCCAACGCCCGGAACCTCCGCACGCGTCACGTGGCCGTCACGCTGCCGAAACTGCCGCGCGCCGCCGACCGCTACCGCATCGCCGTCGTCAGCGACATCCACCTCGGTCCCGTCCTGGGCGAGTCGCACTGCCGCCGCGTCGTGGACGCGGTGCTGCGCACCCAGCCGGACGTCATCACGGTCGTCGGCGACCTGGTGGACGCTGAGGTGGACGACCTGCGCACGGCCGTCTCGCCGATGGGGGACCTGAAGGCGCCGGACGGCGTGTTCTTCGTGACGGGGAACCACGAGTACTACGTGGACACCGGCGCCTGGGTGGAGCACGTGCAGGACCTCGGCATGACCGCGCTGGTGAACGAGCGGACGGAGCTGCCGTACTTCGAGCTGGCCGGCGTCAACGATGTGAGCGGCGAGGGCAGCGACTTCGGCGGCCCGGACTACGAGGCGGCCCTCGGCGACCGCGACCGCTCCCGCGCCACCGTGCTCATGGCGCACCAGCCGGTGCAGATCCACGAGGCCGTGGACTACGGAGTGGACCTGCAGCTTTCCGGCCATACGCACGGGGGCCAGATGTGGCCGCTCACCTATGTCGCGGCGGCGGCGAATCCGACGCTGGCCGGACTTGAGCGGTACGGCGACACGCAGCTCTACGTGTCGCGCGGCGCGGGTGCCTGGGGGCCGCCGGTCCGCGTGGGCGCCGATCCGGACATCACGATCGTCGAACTGCGGACGGCATGA
- a CDS encoding carboxypeptidase-like regulatory domain-containing protein: protein MPEETEVAESLIIRGRVRDALGVALPRAVVTLTGADGGRHLVKTRSADDGAFSVTAPRRGEYLLAAFSPQLGSQSVAVRLEGRPVEVEFRMAVPGAVLD from the coding sequence ATGCCGGAGGAGACGGAAGTGGCCGAATCGCTGATCATCAGAGGGCGCGTCAGGGACGCCCTCGGAGTCGCGCTGCCGCGCGCCGTCGTGACGCTGACCGGCGCCGATGGCGGCCGGCACCTGGTCAAGACGCGCAGCGCGGACGACGGCGCGTTCTCCGTGACGGCCCCGCGGCGGGGCGAGTACCTGCTCGCCGCGTTCTCCCCGCAGCTCGGCAGCCAGAGCGTGGCGGTCCGGCTGGAAGGCCGTCCGGTGGAGGTGGAGTTCCGCATGGCCGTGCCCGGAGCGGTCCTGGACTGA
- a CDS encoding ABC transporter substrate-binding protein encodes MKGRWAIVVGLVVVLIVGAVGGWLAFRPDDDTEDRIVVGSTMAPSVLDPAGAYDIGSWALTSNLFQSLLTFLPGNEEPVPDAAEECGFQDDDLTVYRCTLREGLTFSNGNPVTPDDVKFSFERIIGMAARAEREAGDDSIPEEEKFTYAGPAGLLGSLEAVRTDGRDIIFELNQSDATFPFVVAGGTGAIVDQQSYEELELHPDDSVVGSGPYILDTYVAGEYAELTPNPDYNGAAGEALSPIRVRYFVQEGDKSAEEQLAAAWENDEIDVNDGVMPPEAMAHLDTADPDIAVSEQAGSNTRLLSLNNDADRPFGERAVRRAAAALIDREEIARQVQEDTVEPLYSLIPVGFTGHATPYYDLYRDKSVDELRSDLESAGLTLPIEFDLAYSRGAANTAEAETIAEQLERGGLFEVTTTYYDWSDFIQLIYGDRDFDAFLVSFSSDFPDPATYTDNLLGPADALSTGFSDEDLNALIAETRRETNRPRAGEDFEAILHAAAAEAPIIPIWQETRRTMSDASIGGIQQLASNSGVWRLWELHRI; translated from the coding sequence ATGAAGGGTCGATGGGCGATAGTCGTCGGGCTGGTCGTGGTGCTGATCGTCGGCGCCGTGGGCGGTTGGCTGGCCTTCCGCCCCGACGACGACACGGAGGACCGGATCGTCGTGGGCTCCACGATGGCACCCAGCGTGCTGGATCCGGCCGGGGCCTACGACATCGGCTCCTGGGCGCTGACCAGCAATCTCTTCCAGTCCCTGCTGACCTTCCTGCCGGGGAACGAGGAGCCCGTCCCGGACGCGGCGGAGGAGTGCGGCTTCCAGGACGACGACCTGACGGTGTACCGGTGCACGCTGCGGGAGGGCCTGACGTTCTCCAACGGCAACCCCGTCACCCCGGACGACGTCAAGTTCTCCTTCGAGCGGATCATCGGCATGGCGGCCCGCGCCGAGCGTGAGGCGGGAGACGACTCCATCCCCGAGGAGGAGAAGTTCACCTACGCCGGTCCCGCCGGTCTGCTCGGCTCGCTCGAGGCGGTGCGGACGGACGGCCGCGACATCATCTTCGAACTGAACCAGTCCGACGCCACCTTCCCGTTCGTCGTCGCCGGCGGCACCGGCGCCATCGTCGACCAGCAGAGCTACGAGGAACTCGAACTCCACCCGGACGACTCGGTCGTGGGCTCCGGCCCCTACATCCTCGACACGTACGTCGCCGGGGAGTACGCCGAGCTGACGCCCAACCCCGACTACAACGGCGCCGCCGGTGAGGCCCTCAGCCCCATCCGCGTCCGCTACTTCGTGCAGGAGGGCGACAAGTCCGCCGAGGAGCAGCTCGCCGCCGCCTGGGAGAACGACGAGATCGACGTCAACGACGGTGTCATGCCGCCGGAGGCGATGGCCCATCTCGACACCGCCGACCCCGACATCGCCGTCTCCGAGCAGGCCGGCTCGAACACGCGCCTCCTCAGCCTCAACAACGACGCCGACCGGCCGTTCGGCGAGCGGGCCGTCCGCCGGGCCGCCGCCGCGCTGATCGACCGCGAGGAGATAGCCAGGCAGGTCCAGGAGGACACGGTCGAGCCGCTGTACTCCCTGATCCCCGTCGGCTTCACGGGCCACGCCACCCCGTACTACGACCTCTACCGCGACAAGAGCGTGGACGAGCTGCGCTCCGACCTGGAGAGTGCCGGTCTCACCCTGCCCATCGAGTTCGACCTCGCCTACTCGCGCGGTGCCGCGAACACCGCGGAGGCCGAGACCATCGCCGAACAGCTGGAGCGCGGCGGCCTGTTCGAGGTCACCACGACGTACTACGACTGGTCGGACTTCATCCAGCTCATCTACGGCGACCGCGACTTCGACGCCTTCCTGGTGAGCTTCTCCTCGGACTTCCCCGACCCCGCCACGTACACCGACAACCTGCTCGGCCCCGCCGACGCGCTGTCCACCGGCTTCAGCGACGAGGACCTGAACGCCCTCATCGCCGAGACGCGCCGCGAGACCAACCGGCCGCGCGCCGGCGAGGACTTCGAGGCCATCCTGCACGCGGCCGCCGCCGAGGCCCCGATCATCCCGATCTGGCAGGAGACGCGCCGCACGATGAGCGACGCGAGCATCGGCGGCATCCAGCAGCTCGCGTCCAACAGCGGTGTGTGGCGCCTGTGGGAGCTGCACAGGATCTGA
- a CDS encoding TetR-like C-terminal domain-containing protein: protein MGLLAERLGVRTPSLYKHVAGLDDLNRGIAALALGEAADAVGAAVQGYAGRDALAAATRAFRAYVLEHPGRYAATIGVEPTGPDDPMADAGQRLLAAFMAVLRGYDIAPSDRDHVLRMLRSLCHGFATLQSAGGFQWSADIDESFEWLIAFADRGLRAT from the coding sequence ATGGGCCTGCTCGCCGAGCGGCTGGGCGTGCGCACCCCGTCCCTGTACAAGCACGTCGCCGGCCTGGACGACCTGAACCGGGGCATCGCGGCCCTGGCGCTCGGCGAGGCGGCCGACGCCGTCGGCGCCGCCGTCCAGGGATACGCGGGCCGCGACGCCCTGGCGGCGGCGACCCGCGCCTTCCGCGCCTATGTCCTGGAGCACCCCGGCCGGTACGCCGCGACGATCGGCGTGGAACCGACCGGTCCCGACGACCCGATGGCCGACGCGGGACAGCGGCTGCTCGCCGCGTTCATGGCGGTCCTGCGCGGCTACGACATCGCGCCGTCCGACAGGGACCACGTGCTGCGCATGCTCCGCAGCCTGTGCCACGGCTTCGCCACACTCCAGTCGGCGGGCGGCTTCCAGTGGAGCGCCGACATCGACGAGAGCTTCGAGTGGCTGATCGCCTTCGCCGACCGGGGTCTGCGCGCCACATGA
- a CDS encoding alpha/beta hydrolase, translating to MTGTTTEYLTVDGGTLAYEVAGSGPLIVLAHGMGISRAAFRAVLPPLVAAGYRVAALDLRGCGESSVEWPAWSRTAIAGDLLALIRHLGGPAVIVGHSVAGGAATIAAALEPSLVTGVVELAPFTRKQSIRLGDLRVRRFRRGMLRLLGAGMFGSVRLWRSYLEVAYPGVRPDDWAERVARIETTLREPGRMKAMQAMGRSAPTDAGAHLGRVRCPVLVVMGTEDPDWADPHAEGSAIVAALPDGLGSLAMIEGAGHYPHDQYPEQVVALTLAFLGSDAARA from the coding sequence ATGACCGGGACCACGACCGAGTACCTCACCGTCGACGGCGGCACCCTCGCCTACGAGGTGGCCGGCTCAGGGCCGCTGATCGTGCTCGCGCACGGCATGGGCATCAGCCGCGCCGCGTTCCGGGCCGTGCTCCCGCCGCTGGTGGCGGCCGGCTACCGCGTCGCCGCGCTCGACCTGCGCGGCTGCGGCGAGTCGAGCGTCGAGTGGCCGGCCTGGAGCCGCACCGCCATCGCCGGCGACCTGCTCGCGCTGATCCGCCACCTCGGGGGCCCGGCCGTCATCGTCGGCCACTCCGTCGCGGGCGGCGCCGCCACCATCGCCGCCGCGCTGGAGCCGTCGCTGGTCACCGGCGTCGTCGAGCTGGCGCCGTTCACCCGGAAGCAGTCGATCCGCCTCGGCGACCTGCGGGTGCGGCGCTTCCGGCGGGGCATGCTGCGGCTGCTCGGCGCGGGAATGTTCGGCAGCGTGCGGCTGTGGCGCTCCTACCTCGAGGTCGCCTACCCCGGCGTGCGGCCGGACGACTGGGCCGAGCGCGTCGCCCGCATCGAGACCACGCTGCGCGAGCCGGGCCGGATGAAGGCCATGCAGGCCATGGGCCGCTCGGCCCCGACCGACGCCGGCGCGCACCTCGGCCGCGTCCGCTGCCCCGTCCTGGTCGTGATGGGCACGGAGGACCCCGACTGGGCCGACCCGCACGCCGAGGGCTCGGCGATCGTCGCCGCCCTGCCGGACGGCCTCGGCAGCCTGGCGATGATCGAGGGCGCCGGACACTACCCGCACGACCAGTACCCCGAGCAGGTCGTCGCCCTCACGCTCGCCTTCCTCGGGTCGGACGCCGCCCGTGCCTAG
- a CDS encoding FAD-linked oxidase C-terminal domain-containing protein, with protein MSTLVATLREGLPGEAVLTDPAITASYATDMAGFCPAGTPACVVLPRTVDEVRHVLRTAHGLRVPVVPQGARTGLSGAANAVDGCVVLSLVRMDRILEIDPVNRCAVVEPGVVNATLSRAVAAHGLAYPPDPSSWEQCTIGGNIGTGAGGLCCVKYGVTAEYVLGLDVVLADGRLLRTGRRTAKGVAGYDLTRLFVGSEGTLGVVVRAVLALRPAPPPQLALAAEFPSASAAGEAVAAVMAAGHTPSLLELMDATTVRAVNELTRMGLPETTQALLIAAFDTPDPAADLAAVGGLCRAAGATEVVPADDAAESDLLLAARRAALPALEAVRGSMMIDDVCVPRSRLAGLLDGVAAIGRRNRLTIGVCAHAGDGNTHPTVCFDPADEGERERAQEAFGEIMALGLDLGGTITGEHGVGVLKRDWLARELGPVGLEMQRAIRRTFDPLGILNPGKVL; from the coding sequence ATGAGCACTCTTGTCGCGACGCTGCGCGAGGGGCTGCCCGGCGAGGCGGTCCTCACCGACCCCGCGATCACCGCCTCCTACGCCACCGACATGGCCGGCTTCTGCCCGGCCGGCACACCCGCCTGCGTGGTCCTGCCGCGCACGGTGGACGAGGTGCGGCACGTCCTGCGGACGGCGCACGGGCTGCGGGTGCCCGTGGTGCCGCAGGGCGCGCGCACGGGCCTGTCGGGCGCGGCGAACGCGGTGGACGGCTGTGTGGTGCTCTCCCTGGTCCGCATGGACCGCATCCTGGAGATCGACCCGGTGAACCGCTGCGCCGTCGTGGAGCCGGGGGTGGTGAACGCGACGCTGTCCAGGGCGGTCGCGGCGCACGGGCTCGCGTACCCGCCCGACCCGTCGAGCTGGGAGCAGTGCACCATCGGCGGCAACATCGGCACGGGCGCCGGCGGGCTGTGCTGCGTCAAGTACGGCGTGACGGCCGAGTACGTCCTCGGGCTCGACGTGGTGCTCGCGGACGGGCGGCTGCTGCGCACCGGGCGGCGGACGGCGAAGGGCGTGGCGGGCTACGACCTGACCCGCCTGTTCGTCGGCTCCGAGGGGACGCTCGGGGTGGTCGTGCGGGCGGTGCTCGCGCTGCGGCCGGCGCCGCCGCCGCAGTTGGCGCTCGCGGCGGAGTTCCCCTCGGCGTCGGCGGCGGGCGAGGCGGTCGCCGCGGTCATGGCGGCCGGGCACACGCCGTCCCTGCTGGAGCTGATGGACGCCACGACCGTCCGCGCCGTGAACGAGCTGACCCGCATGGGGCTGCCGGAGACGACGCAGGCGCTGCTGATCGCCGCGTTCGACACGCCCGACCCGGCGGCGGACCTCGCGGCGGTGGGCGGGCTGTGCCGGGCCGCGGGGGCGACGGAGGTCGTGCCGGCGGACGACGCGGCCGAGTCGGACCTGCTGCTCGCCGCGCGGCGGGCGGCCCTGCCGGCCCTGGAGGCGGTCAGGGGGTCGATGATGATCGACGACGTGTGCGTGCCGCGCAGCCGGCTCGCCGGACTGCTCGACGGGGTCGCCGCGATCGGGCGCCGCAACCGGCTGACGATCGGGGTGTGCGCGCACGCCGGTGACGGCAACACGCACCCGACCGTCTGCTTCGACCCCGCCGACGAGGGCGAACGGGAGCGCGCGCAGGAGGCGTTCGGCGAGATCATGGCGCTCGGCCTCGACCTGGGCGGCACGATCACCGGCGAGCACGGCGTCGGCGTGCTGAAACGCGACTGGCTCGCCCGTGAACTCGGCCCGGTGGGGCTGGAGATGCAGCGCGCGATCCGCCGCACCTTCGACCCGCTCGGCATCCTCAACCCCGGCAAGGTCCTCTGA
- a CDS encoding choice-of-anchor I family protein, whose product MMYRRLAFPVVATALSAVVMAPGAAAHPRDGHGHGTDRGDLELTLLGRYETGSFDEGAAEITAYDARTERVFTVNAERGTVDVLDISDPAEPRKVAELDTPGANSVAVHDGTVAVAQEAGDKTDPGTVTLFRARDGRRIDAVTVGALPDMLTFTPDGRRVVVVGEGEPDSYCAGGTDPEGTVSVLDLDRHGRVTGVRTADFRAWNGQEDRLREQGVRIYGPGASAAQDFEPEYAAVSPDGRTAYVTLQENNAIATVDLVRARVTRVDALGTKDHGTAGNGLDPSDDDGGAAIGTWPVSGLYEPDGIASFGGGRYLVTANEGDTRDGDCWSEEVRVADLDLSPEAFPDAAALQDDAALGRLTVTATSPRDAEGRVTELQVPGGRSLSVRDTRGRLLWDSGDDLERLMAERYPDDFNTDNTENDPDSRSDAKGPEPEGVTVGTVRGTTYAFAGLERFGGIVVYDLSDPRDPRLAGYVTSRDFGGDPEAGTAGDLGPEGLTFVPAADSPTGDALLVVGNETSGTTAIYRVG is encoded by the coding sequence ATGATGTATCGAAGACTCGCCTTCCCGGTCGTGGCCACGGCCCTGTCCGCCGTCGTCATGGCCCCCGGCGCCGCGGCCCACCCGCGCGACGGGCACGGCCACGGCACGGACCGGGGCGACCTGGAGCTGACCCTGCTCGGGCGCTACGAGACCGGCTCGTTCGACGAGGGCGCCGCCGAGATCACGGCGTACGACGCCCGCACCGAGCGGGTGTTCACCGTCAACGCGGAGCGCGGCACCGTCGACGTCCTCGACATCTCCGACCCGGCCGAGCCGCGCAAGGTCGCCGAACTCGACACACCCGGCGCCAACAGCGTGGCCGTGCACGACGGGACCGTCGCCGTCGCGCAGGAGGCCGGGGACAAGACCGACCCGGGCACCGTCACCCTCTTCCGCGCGCGGGACGGACGGCGCATCGACGCCGTCACGGTCGGCGCGCTCCCCGACATGCTGACGTTCACGCCGGACGGGCGGCGCGTCGTGGTCGTCGGCGAGGGCGAGCCCGACTCGTACTGCGCCGGCGGCACCGACCCGGAGGGCACCGTCTCCGTGCTCGACCTCGACCGGCACGGCCGCGTCACCGGCGTGCGGACGGCGGACTTCCGCGCGTGGAACGGGCAGGAGGACCGGCTGCGCGAGCAGGGGGTGCGGATCTACGGCCCCGGCGCGAGCGCCGCGCAGGACTTCGAGCCGGAGTACGCGGCTGTCTCGCCCGACGGACGGACGGCGTACGTCACGCTCCAGGAGAACAACGCGATCGCCACCGTCGACCTGGTGCGCGCCCGCGTCACGCGCGTCGACGCCCTCGGGACGAAGGACCACGGGACGGCGGGCAACGGCCTCGACCCGTCCGACGACGACGGCGGCGCAGCCATCGGCACCTGGCCGGTGTCCGGCCTCTACGAGCCGGACGGCATCGCGTCCTTCGGCGGCGGCCGGTACCTCGTCACCGCGAACGAGGGCGACACCCGTGACGGGGACTGCTGGTCGGAGGAGGTCAGGGTCGCCGACCTCGACCTGTCGCCCGAGGCGTTCCCCGACGCGGCGGCGCTCCAGGACGACGCGGCGCTCGGGCGGCTGACCGTCACGGCCACCTCGCCACGCGACGCCGAGGGCCGGGTCACGGAGCTCCAGGTGCCCGGCGGGCGCTCCCTGTCCGTGCGGGACACGCGCGGCCGGCTCCTGTGGGACTCGGGCGACGACCTGGAGCGGCTGATGGCCGAGCGGTACCCGGACGACTTCAACACCGACAACACCGAGAACGACCCCGACTCCCGCAGCGACGCCAAGGGACCCGAGCCCGAGGGCGTCACGGTCGGGACGGTCCGGGGGACGACGTACGCGTTCGCCGGTCTCGAGCGGTTCGGCGGCATCGTGGTGTACGACCTGTCCGACCCGCGCGATCCGCGGCTCGCCGGGTACGTCACCTCCCGGGACTTCGGCGGCGACCCGGAGGCCGGGACGGCCGGCGACCTCGGCCCCGAGGGGCTGACGTTCGTCCCCGCCGCCGACAGCCCGACCGGTGACGCGCTGCTCGTCGTCGGCAACGAGACCAGCGGCACGACCGCGATCTACCGCGTCGGCTGA
- the ctaD gene encoding cytochrome c oxidase subunit I — protein MATVTESRTQRPDPKPPGKPGQIIVSWLTTTDHKRIGSMYLVTAFAFFVVGGALAMAVRAELARPGLQLLSKEQYNQAFTMHGTIMMLLFATPLFAGFANAIMPLQIGAPDVAFPRLNAISYWLFLFGGLIVLSSLVVPGGPASFGWFSNAPLNDMTRSPGVGHDMWIMGLSMAGFGTIFGAVNFIASILCMRAPGMTMFRMPIFTWNTLLTSVLVLMAFPVLAAQLFALEADRRLGAHIFDAANGGSLLWSHLFWFFGHPEVYIIALPFFGVVTEILPVFSRKPIFGYIGLVAATIAITGLSVTVWAHHMFATGAVLLPFFSLLSFLIAVPTGVKFFNWIGTMWHGSLSFETPMLWSIGFLVTFLFGGLTGVLLASPPLDFHVHDSYFVVAHFHYVVFGTVVFAMFAGFFFWWPKFTGRMLDERLGKIQFWTLFVGFHGTFLVQHWLGAQGMPRRYADYLASDGFTALNTVSSISAFLLGLSTLPFFYNVWKTARYAPRVRSDDPWGYGRSLEWATSCPPPRHNFVALPRIHSESPAFDLHHPGITATDQARTTGRRDIAESVPHAPGPGGGADGRA, from the coding sequence GTGGCCACCGTGACCGAATCCCGGACCCAGCGACCCGACCCGAAACCGCCGGGAAAACCCGGTCAGATCATCGTCTCCTGGCTCACCACGACGGACCACAAGCGCATCGGTTCGATGTATCTCGTGACGGCTTTCGCGTTCTTCGTGGTGGGCGGCGCGCTGGCCATGGCGGTGCGCGCGGAACTCGCGCGGCCCGGTCTCCAACTGCTGAGCAAGGAGCAGTACAACCAGGCGTTCACCATGCACGGCACCATCATGATGCTGCTGTTCGCGACACCGCTCTTCGCCGGTTTCGCGAACGCCATCATGCCGCTGCAGATCGGCGCGCCCGATGTCGCCTTTCCCCGCCTCAACGCCATTTCCTACTGGCTGTTCCTCTTCGGCGGCCTCATCGTCCTCTCGTCCCTGGTCGTCCCGGGCGGCCCCGCGAGTTTCGGCTGGTTCTCGAACGCCCCGCTGAACGACATGACGCGTTCCCCGGGCGTCGGACACGACATGTGGATCATGGGGCTCTCCATGGCGGGGTTCGGCACGATCTTCGGCGCCGTCAACTTCATCGCCAGCATCCTGTGCATGCGCGCCCCGGGGATGACGATGTTCCGGATGCCGATCTTCACCTGGAACACCCTCCTGACCAGCGTGCTCGTCCTGATGGCGTTCCCCGTGCTGGCGGCGCAGCTCTTCGCGCTCGAGGCGGACCGGCGGCTCGGCGCGCACATCTTCGACGCGGCGAACGGCGGCTCGCTGCTGTGGTCGCACCTCTTCTGGTTCTTCGGGCACCCCGAGGTCTACATCATCGCGCTGCCGTTCTTCGGCGTCGTCACGGAGATCCTGCCGGTGTTCAGCCGCAAACCGATCTTCGGGTACATCGGCCTGGTCGCCGCCACGATCGCCATCACCGGCCTGTCCGTGACGGTGTGGGCGCACCACATGTTCGCGACGGGCGCGGTCCTGCTGCCGTTCTTCTCCCTGCTGTCGTTCCTCATCGCGGTCCCGACCGGGGTGAAGTTCTTCAACTGGATCGGCACGATGTGGCACGGCTCGCTGTCGTTCGAGACACCGATGCTGTGGTCGATCGGATTCCTCGTGACCTTTCTCTTCGGCGGCCTGACGGGCGTGCTGCTGGCGTCACCGCCGCTCGACTTCCACGTCCACGACAGCTATTTCGTCGTCGCGCATTTCCATTACGTCGTCTTCGGCACGGTGGTGTTCGCGATGTTCGCCGGCTTCTTCTTCTGGTGGCCGAAATTCACCGGCCGGATGCTGGACGAGCGGCTCGGGAAGATCCAGTTCTGGACGCTGTTCGTCGGCTTCCACGGCACGTTCCTCGTGCAGCACTGGCTCGGCGCCCAGGGCATGCCCCGCCGCTACGCCGACTACCTGGCGTCGGACGGCTTCACGGCCCTCAACACGGTCTCCAGCATCAGCGCGTTCCTCCTCGGCCTGTCCACGCTGCCGTTCTTCTACAACGTGTGGAAGACCGCCAGGTACGCGCCCCGGGTGCGGAGCGACGACCCGTGGGGCTACGGCCGCTCGCTCGAATGGGCCACGTCCTGCCCGCCGCCGCGCCACAACTTCGTCGCGCTGCCCCGCATCCACTCCGAGTCGCCCGCCTTCGACCTGCACCACCCCGGCATCACGGCCACGGACCAGGCGCGCACGACCGGGCGCCGCGACATCGCCGAGTCCGTCCCGCACGCGCCCGGCCCCGGCGGCGGCGCGGACGGGCGCGCGTAG
- a CDS encoding NAD(P)H-binding protein has protein sequence MRIAVIGASGESGSRIVAEALRRRHDVTPLTHRSGDVTDPAAVARPAAGQDVVIAATRPAPGAESDHAVAARALLRGLAGTGARLLVVGGAGSLTVPGTDGRRLVVDDPRYVGAAWRAIALASGAQFDVFRTTPTDVDWTYLSPPAMLAPGERTGRYTTGGDELLTDAAGRSAISMEDLAVALLDEAETPRHRRARFTVAHVS, from the coding sequence ATGCGCATCGCCGTCATCGGAGCCTCGGGCGAGTCCGGCAGCCGGATCGTCGCGGAGGCGCTGCGCCGCCGCCATGACGTGACGCCGCTGACCCACCGCTCGGGCGACGTGACCGACCCGGCCGCGGTGGCGCGGCCGGCCGCCGGGCAGGACGTCGTGATCGCGGCGACCCGCCCCGCGCCGGGCGCCGAGTCCGACCACGCGGTGGCCGCCCGCGCGCTGCTGCGCGGCCTCGCCGGCACGGGCGCGCGCCTGCTCGTGGTGGGCGGCGCGGGCAGCCTGACGGTCCCCGGGACGGACGGCCGCCGGCTCGTGGTGGACGACCCGCGGTACGTCGGCGCGGCCTGGCGCGCGATCGCGCTGGCGAGCGGCGCGCAGTTCGACGTGTTCCGCACGACGCCGACCGACGTGGACTGGACGTACCTGAGCCCGCCCGCGATGCTCGCCCCCGGCGAACGCACCGGCCGCTACACCACCGGCGGCGACGAACTCCTCACGGACGCCGCGGGCCGCTCCGCGATCTCGATGGAGGACCTGGCCGTGGCCCTGCTGGACGAGGCGGAGACACCGCGCCACCGCCGCGCCCGCTTCACGGTGGCCCACGTCTCCTGA
- a CDS encoding EamA family transporter — protein MTGPARHAWSTTGLTALAPAAWGTTYLVTSEWLPPDRPLLSGVLRALPAGLIALAIGRRLPHGAWWWRAAVLGTLNIGAFFALLFAAAYRLPGGVAATLSAVQPLMVAGLALALTGERPARRRLAWGVAGTAGVAAMVLRPGAGFDAVGIAAGLAGTGVMAAGTVLGKRWGRPEGVGVMAFTGWQLTVGGLLLTPLALTVEGMPPALDAAAVGGYAWLSIVGTLLAYALWFDGVRRLPVGALSFLPLLSPAVATLLGVVALGESLTPLQGAGFLLAMASVAAAQTAPRRTAKEN, from the coding sequence CTGACCGGTCCCGCCCGCCACGCCTGGAGCACCACCGGCCTCACCGCCCTCGCACCGGCGGCCTGGGGCACCACCTACCTCGTCACCTCCGAGTGGCTCCCTCCCGATCGCCCCCTGCTGTCGGGTGTGCTCCGCGCCCTGCCCGCCGGGCTCATCGCCCTGGCCATCGGGCGCCGCCTGCCGCACGGCGCGTGGTGGTGGCGGGCGGCGGTCCTCGGCACGCTCAACATCGGCGCGTTCTTCGCCCTCCTCTTCGCCGCCGCCTACCGCCTGCCGGGCGGCGTGGCGGCGACCCTGTCGGCCGTGCAGCCGCTCATGGTCGCCGGTCTCGCCCTCGCCCTGACCGGCGAACGTCCCGCCCGCCGCCGCCTCGCCTGGGGCGTCGCGGGAACGGCCGGCGTCGCCGCGATGGTCCTCCGCCCCGGCGCCGGGTTCGATGCCGTCGGCATCGCGGCCGGCCTGGCCGGGACCGGCGTCATGGCGGCCGGGACGGTCCTCGGCAAGCGCTGGGGCCGTCCGGAAGGGGTGGGCGTCATGGCGTTCACCGGCTGGCAGCTCACGGTCGGCGGCCTGCTGCTCACCCCACTGGCCCTCACCGTCGAGGGCATGCCGCCCGCGCTCGACGCGGCGGCCGTGGGCGGCTACGCGTGGCTGTCGATCGTCGGCACGCTCCTGGCGTACGCCCTGTGGTTCGACGGGGTGCGCCGGCTGCCGGTGGGCGCGCTGTCGTTCCTGCCGCTCCTGTCCCCCGCCGTCGCGACGCTGCTCGGCGTCGTCGCCCTCGGCGAGTCCCTGACCCCGCTGCAGGGCGCCGGTTTCCTCCTGGCGATGGCCTCGGTGGCCGCCGCGCAGACCGCGCCCCGCCGTACCGCGAAGGAGAACTGA